The Christensenella timonensis DNA segment AAGACGGGAATGTATCAAATGCCAGCTGTTCCAGGACACGAATTTTGTGGCATTGTGAAAAAAGTTGGAAACGGGGTAACGGATTTCAAAACAGGCGACAGGGTTGCGGTTGCACCTATCCTGCCATGCTTTAAATGCGATAGCTGTGAGCAAGGCAATTATGGACAATGCAGCGCATACGATTACATCGGTTCCAGGAGGGACGGCGCCTTTGCGGAGTATGTCATTGCGCCGGCACAGAATCTTGTAAGAATGCCCGATGGCATTGACTTTATTTCTGGGGCGGTTGTTGAACCTGCTTGCGTTGCTTTGCACGGTATGCTAAAGACGCAAATTAAAGTCGGCGATACCGTGGCTGTGATGGGGTGCGGCGCGATTGGCCTGCTTGCGATACAATTTGCGAAAATCATGGGTGCGACAAAAATATTGGCGGCGGATATTTTGGAAGGCAAATTAGCGGCTGCCCAAAAAGCTGGCGCATCTGAAGTGTTTGACAGTTCAAAAATGGATATCACAGCAGAAATAATAGAGTTGACACATGGCGGGGCGGACGTTGTGGTTGAGACTGCCGGTGTACCCATTGTTCAGGAACAATGTGTAAGAATGGTAAAAAAGCAGGGTATGG contains these protein-coding regions:
- a CDS encoding galactitol-1-phosphate 5-dehydrogenase, whose product is MKAAVLYAPGDLRIEYRDIPVITNDDDVLIAVQAAGICGSDLDRIFKTGMYQMPAVPGHEFCGIVKKVGNGVTDFKTGDRVAVAPILPCFKCDSCEQGNYGQCSAYDYIGSRRDGAFAEYVIAPAQNLVRMPDGIDFISGAVVEPACVALHGMLKTQIKVGDTVAVMGCGAIGLLAIQFAKIMGATKILAADILEGKLAAAQKAGASEVFDSSKMDITAEIIELTHGGADVVVETAGVPIVQEQCVRMVKKQGMVLFLGTAHQDVVFPKETFEGIIRNEITMKGTWNSFSAPFPGIEWRAVMELLENGKLDVSSFITNSVSLGDLPDTLLHMKNREIEYNKIVVKIPE